A single window of Mangifera indica cultivar Alphonso chromosome 18, CATAS_Mindica_2.1, whole genome shotgun sequence DNA harbors:
- the LOC123201802 gene encoding probable glutathione S-transferase produces the protein MADEVILLDFWPSTFGMRVRIALAEKEVKYEYKEEDLKNKSPLLLQMNPIHKKIPVLIHNGKPVSESSIIVQYIDEVWKDKAPLLPSDPYERAQVRFWVDFIDKKLFDAGRKTWSTTGEAQEEAKKEFIEIIKTLEEQLGDKPYFGGETLGYVDISLIPVYCWLHAYETYAQFSVEADCPKFTAWAKRCMQKESVSKSLPDQKKVLGFVAELRKRFGLE, from the exons ATGGCGGATGAGGTGATTCTGTTGGATTTCTGGCCGAGCACGTTTGGCATGAGGGTGAGAATCGCATTGGCGGAGAAAGAGGTGAAGTATGAATACAAAGAGGAGGATTTGAAGAACAAGAGCCCTTTGCTTTTGCAAATGAACCCCATTCATAAGAAGATCCCAGTTCTTATTCACAATGGCAAACCAGTCTCTGAATCTTCCATCATTGTTCAGTACATTGATGAGGTGTGGAAGGATAAAGCTCCTTTGCTCCCCTCTGATCCTTACGAGCGAGCTCAAGTTAGGTTTTGGGTTGACTTCATTGACAAGAAG TTATTCGATGCTGGGAGGAAGACCTGGAGCACAACAGGTGAAGCACAGGAAGAGGCAAAGAAGGAATTCATTGAAATAATAAAGACCCTGGAAGAGCAGCTGGGAGACAAGCCTTACTTCGGAGGTGAAACCTTGGGGTACGTCGACATATCGTTGATCCCTGTTTACTGTTGGCTTCACGCATACGAGACATATGCCCAGTTCAGCGTAGAGGCAGATTGCCCCAAATTCACTGCCTGGGCTAAGAGATGTATGCAGAAGGAAAGTGTTTCCAAGTCGCTCCCCGATCAGAAGAAAGTGCTGGGGTTTGTTGCAGAATTGAGGAAGAGGTTTGGGCTGGAATAA